A part of Babylonia areolata isolate BAREFJ2019XMU chromosome 6, ASM4173473v1, whole genome shotgun sequence genomic DNA contains:
- the LOC143283243 gene encoding uncharacterized protein LOC143283243, whose translation MKDFSRFMSHFVLVRWREKVPEASSTATCPATMLPTHTVTRTKRTDNPTRSAARRLQDTEFNEAENKENSSSVQDSHHPPTGHHQQEQYKIAYTAKRTKQLVTHSEISRTLDFSANERLEKEQLDGVELYRAPKKKRSLTEAVSTVPSSLAVKLKSLRIDETDNVRLGGGGGGATWFVLDKVKKMRIGDVMNYSNLL comes from the exons ATGAAGGATTTTTCCCGGTTCATGAGTCATTTCGTCCTCGTCCgttggagagagaag GTTCCAGAAGCCAGCTCAACAGCCACCTGTCCAGCCACAATGCTGCCCACCCACACAGTCACCAGGACAAAGCGCACGGACAACCCGACACGCAGCGCCGCCAGACGACTTCAAGACACGGAGTTCAACGaggcagaaaacaaagaaaactccAGTTCTGTCCAAGACAGTCACCACCCACCAACTGGTCATCACCAACAAGAACAGTACAAGATCGCCTACACCGCCAAACGCACCAAGCAATTGGTGACACACAGTGAGATTTCCAGAACGCTTGACTTCAGCGCCAACGAACGGTTGGAAAAGGAACAGTTGGATGGCGTTGAATTGTACAGGGCTCCGAAGAAGAAAAGGTCTTTGACGGAGGCCGTTTCAACAGTGCCCAGCTCGCTTGCAGTGAAACTGAAGTCCCTTCGTATCGATGAGACAGACAACGTgcgtttgggtggtggtggtggtggtgcaaccTGGTTCGTTTTGGACAAGGTGAAAAAAATGCGTATTGGTGATGTGATGAACTATTCGAATCTTTTGTGA